Genomic DNA from Caloranaerobacter ferrireducens:
TAGCCAAGTTGGTGGATTAAAAAAGGTAGAAATAAACGAGCTTGGTAAAACAATGATTTTAAGAAGGTTATTTGAGAAAAACTCAAAGGATTTAATATTATATAATAAGGCTTCAAAGCAGGATGGCTTTATTTCTGATTTTTGTGCACTTATTAAAGACTTTAAAAGAAATGAGATAACACCTGAACTGCTTAGAGATAAAATAGATTTATTTCAGGAGAATAATATTTTAAATAAAAAGTTAAAAGACATTACTTATATGTATGAAAAGTTTAATGAATTTATGAAACGTAAAGAGTATTTTGATGAAGAAGATAAACTTGATTTACTTATAGAAAATATAGATAAAACTTCATTTTTAGAAGGTGCAGAAATTTGGATAGATGGTTTCGATGTTTTTACCAGTCAAGAATATCATATTTTAGAAAAACTGCTTGAAAAAGCTTCAAGATTAAATATAGCTTTAACACTAGATTTAGATGATTTTGCTAGAGATTATGATGTTTTTGCACCTACTAGAAAAACCTATGATATATTATCTAATAAAATAGCTAAAAAAGCAAAAACTTCAACTACGTATGTTAGAAGAGATTTAAAATTAGCAAAAAGCCCTGAATTGGTATATTTAGAAGGTGAATTTTTTTCTTATCCATATAAAAAATATAGAGATGAAGTTTCTAGCTTAAAGATTTTTAAAGCTACAAATCCATATACAGAAGTTGAATATTTAGCTTCAGAAATTATTTCACTTGTAAGAGATAAGGGGTATAGATGGAAAGACATAGCGGTAGTACCATCTTCGATTGATGAATATGGAATGATTATAAAAAGAGTATTCTCTGAATATAAAATACCTTATTTTATTGATGAAAAGAGAAGTATATTAAATAATCCGATAGTCAAACTTATATTAACATCATTAGATATAATCATTAGAAATTTTAAATATGAAGATGTATTCAACTTTATAAAGACAGGTTTCACAAATCTAGATAAGAGTGAATATGAAGAGCTAGAAAATTACGTTTTGAGTTATGGTATAGAAGGTGATAAATGGTTTGATGATTTTACTTATGGCGAAGAAGAATATGATTTAGTTTTTATAAATGAAATTCGTAAGAAGTTTATAGATCCTTTTGTAAAATTTAATGATGAAATGAAAAAAAGAAGGAAGGTCAGCGATAAAACTAAAGTATTATTTGAGTTTTTAATGGAAATAAATATCGAAGAAAAACTTGAAGAGAGAATACAAGTATTAAAAGAAGCAGGCGAACTTGAACAAGTAAACGAAAATACGCAGATATGGAACATAGTCATAGAAGTGTTTGATCAATTAGTTGAAATGCTAGATGACACAATAATAAGCATTAAAGATTATAAAAAGATTTTAGAAGCTGGATTTGGAGAGTATGAGGTGGGGATTTTACCACCTACTATTGATAAAGTACTTGTTGGTAATTTAGAAAGATCTAGAAGCCATGATATAAAAGCATTGCTTATGATTGGCGTAAATGATGGTTTGCTGCCATCTGCATATAGAGAAGAAGGAATATTGACAGAAGAAGATAAAATTACAATGAAACAAGTCTCTATTCAAGTTAATAATGATATAGATTCAAGAATTCAAGAAGAGAGATTTTCAGTTTATAAATCAATAGCTAAACCAACTGAATACTTATGGGTAAGTTATCCGATAGCTGATATAGAAGGTAAAGCTTTAAGACCATCAGTATATATAGAGAGATTTAAAAGATTATTTCCAAATATAGTTGAGTTTAGCGATATAACAAAGGAAAATGAGAAAAATATAGATTTAATATCGATGCCTGAATCTACTTATAAATATCTGATAGAAAGCTTAAGAGGATATTTAGATGGAGATAATTTAGATGATATATGGTGGGAAGTATATGACTGGTATTTTAATAATAATGAATGGAAAGAAAGATTAAAAAATCTGATAGATGGGCTTTCTTTCGATAATCAAGAAAGCTACATAGGAGAAAAAAAGGCAAAAGCGCTTTATGCTGCGCCGTTTAAGTCTAGCATATCAAGACTGGAGAAATTTGTTAACTGTCCATTTTCACATTTTGTAAATTTTGGATTAAAGCCTAAAGAGAGAAAAGAATTTAAAATAAAAGCTCCTGATATGGGTAGATTATTTCACTCTTCTATAGAAGTATTTGCTAAAAAACTCAAAGAGAGGAATGTTTCATGGAAAGATTTAGACAAAGAGCAGTGTGATAATTTAGTAGATATGGTAATCGATGAGCTAGTACCTGAGTTTGAGAACAACTTACTTCAAAGTACTCACAGATATAAATATTTAGTAAAAAAATTGAAAAGAATTAGTAAACGAGCTGCATGGACTTTAACTGAACATTTGAGAAGTGGAGAATTTAACCCTCTAAAATATGAATTAGAATTTGCTGATAAGTATAATAGTGAAATTCCACCAATTATTATTCAATTACCAAATGGAGAAGAAATTAAACTTGAAGGTAGAATTGATAGAATAGATATGTATAAAGATTCAGATGGAAATTACGTAAAGATAATAGATTATAAATCAGGAAATAAAAAATTCAGCTTATCAGATGTCTATTATGGACTGCAGATACAGTTAATAGTTTATCTAGATGCGATTTTAGAAAACAAAGACAAGCTAGTTAAAGACGAATTATATCCTGGTGGTGTTTTTTACTTTAGAATAGATGATCCTCTAGTTAATGGCGAAGGTATTGAAGAAGCTGAAATAGAAAATGAAATAATGAAAAAGTTAAAGTTAGATGGAATTATTTTAAAAGATGTTAAAGTAGTTAAAGCAATGGATAGAGATATTGAACAAAACGGAAAATCTATGATTATTCCAGCTACTTTAAATAAAAGTGGTGAAATAGGAAAAAGGTCTTCAGCACTTTCTAAAGAAGAGTTGACATCGCTTATAAAACACGTACGTAATCTTATTGCTGAAATTGCCATTGAAATTCTCAAAGGTAATATTAAGATTGAGCCTTGTAAAATAGGTGACTTTACATCTTGTAAATACTGTCAGTATATTTCTATTTGTCAGTTTGATACGAAATTCGAAAACAATAGCTATAGAAATATAAAAAAATTGACTAACGAAGAAGTATTAGAAAAAATAGCAGAGGAAAGTAGAGGTGAACAAAATGCCTAGTTGGACCTCTGACCAATTAAGTGCGATTAAGTTAAGAGATAGAAACTTATTAGTATCAGCAGCTGCTGGTTCTGGAAAAACTGCTGTGTTAGTTGAGAGAATAATTAGAATAATAACTGAAGATAAGGTAGATATAGATAAACTTTTGATAGTTACGTTTACAAATGCTGCAGCTGGAGAAATGAGAGAAAGAATTTTAGATGCATTGACAAAAAAGCTAGAAGAAAATGGTGAAGATGAATATATAAGAAAACAGATTTCTTTATTAAATAAGGCTTCAATAATGACTTTACATTCTTTTTGTAGAGATGTTGTAAAGAGAAACTTTCATTTGGTTGATATTGATCATAGGTTTAGAATTGGTGATGAAACAGAATTGAGTATTATTAGACAGGAAGTTTTAGATGAGATTCTAGAGAAAGAGTATGAAAAAGAGAACGAATATTTTATAAAACTTGTTGAAGGATATGGAAGAGATAAAGAAGATATAAAACTTAGAGAGCTAATATTAAGAGTATACTATTTTATTCAGAGTAAACCGTATCCAGAGAGATGGTTAAAAGAAAGTATCGAAATGTTTAATGTAGATAAGGAAGAATTAGAAAAAGGTAAGTGGATTAAAACTATAAAAGATATTTTATATATTGAGCTTGATGGTGCTAAGCATATGATAAATAAAGCTATTGAAATCTGCAGAAAAATAAACGGTCCAGTTGAGTATTTAGAAGCTTTATATGATGATATGCAAAATATAGATTCACTTGAAAAAAGTTTGTCAAAAAGTTTACAGAACTTTTTTGATGAGATAAATAGTATAAAACACAAAAAATTAAAGTCTATAAGAGGAAATAGAAAACTTGAAGTAGATGAAGAAAAAGTTGAAAAGGTAAAAAAATTAAGAAATGATTATAAAAAAATAATTGATTCTATAAAAAATAAAATGATAACTAATGATATAGAAGCTAATGCCAGATATCTGAAAGAAGTTTATCCTATATTGAAATACCTTTATAAAATAGTTGTAGATTTTGGAGAAATGTATAAAAACAGAAAATTAGAAAGAAGTCTTCTTGATTTTAATGATTTGGAACATTATACGTTAAAAATACTGGAAAATGAAGACGTAAAAAGGGAATACCAGAATAAGTTTCGATATATTTTTGTTGATGAGTACCAAGACAGCAACATTGTACAAGAAACTATATTAAACTGTATAAAAAGAGATAATAATTTATTTTTAGTAGGAGACGTAAAACAAAGTATATACAGATTTAGATTAGCTGATCCTAATCTTTTTATAGAAAAATACGATACTTTTTCAAAAAATATGGAAGATATTAACGTAAGAATAGATTTGTCTAAAAACTTCAGAAGTAGACAAGAGATATTGGAAGGCATAAATTATATTTTCAAAAAAATAATGTCAAAGAGGCTTGGAGAAATAGACTATACAGAAGATGCTTATTTATATAAAGGATTAGATTTTGGAGATATTTGGGATCCAAGTATAGAAATAAATATTGTTGAGAAAGATGCATCTGAACTTGATATTGATGAAGAGCTTGAAGAATTAACTGATATAGAAGTTGAAGCCAATATAATCGCTTCGAAAATAAAAGAACTTATAGGTAAAAAGACGTATGACCCTAAAGAGCAGAAGTTCAGAGATATAATGTATAAAGATATTGTAATTTTATTAAGAGCAACTAAAAATTGGGCTTCAATTTTTACTGAAATATTGTTGAAAGAGGGAATTCCAGTATATTCTGATGATAATACTGGTTATTTTGAAGCCTTAGAAATTAAGATTTTTATAAATTTACTTAAATTGATTGACAATAAAAGGCAGGACTTACCTTTATTAAGTATAATGAGGTCACCTATCGCTAATTTTTCAATAGACGATTTGATTGCCATTAGATTAAATAAAAGAGAAGGAGCTTTTTATAAGGCTTTAGAGGAATATATATTTGCAAAAGATGATGAACTAAAGCATAGATTAGTGAAATTTATTGAAAAACTGGATAAATGGGCTGAAGAAGCTAAGTTTATGAAACTTGACGAATTTATATGGAAATTATTAAGAGAAACTAATTTTTATTATTTTGTAGGTTCTATGCCAGGGGGAAAACAGAGACAAGCTAATCTAAGAATTTTAGTTGATAGGGCAAGTCAATTTGAAAAGACATCAATTAATGGTCTCTTTAATTTTATCAGATTTATAGATAAGCTAACAAAAAGTAGTGGAGACATGTCAGCAGCAAAAACTATTGGAGAAAATGAAAATGTTGTAAGAATTATGAGTATACACAAGAGCAAAGGGCTTGAATTCCCAGTAGTAATATGTGCTGGATTGGGAAAAAAGTTTAATCTGATGGATACTAGAGAAGATATTTTGCTTCACAAAGATTTAGGAATAGGACCTAAGTTTATAGATTTAGATAAGAGAATTTATTTAGAAACTCTACCTTTGACAGCTATGAAAGAAAAAATGAAACTAGAAAGCCTATCAGAAGAAATGCGAGTGCTTTATGTAGCACTGACACGTGCTGTAGATAAGCTTATCCTATTAGGTTCAGTCAAAAATATTAATAATAGAAGTTTAAAGTGGTGTGATGGCACAAATCTTTATAATTTAACAAAATCTGGTTGTTATTTAGATTGGATAATGAGTGCTCTATCAGAGCATAAAGATGGATTATTAATTCATCAGTTAGCTGGTTTAGAAACTGATATGAATACATTAGATAACCATATTTCAAAATGGAAAATAAATATTATAGATAGAAGCAACATTTTGATGGAAAAAAGTGACGAGCTCATAAAACGTAAAGAAATATTAGAAAAGCTTAAATGTTTCAGATTGGAAAAAGCTTCTGAATACAGAGATGTTATTGACTTAAGGTTTAATTGGAAGTATAAGTTTAAAGAGGCTGTTGAGATACCTTCTAAGCTTTCTGTTACAGATATAAAGAATCTTTCTTTTAAAGACATTAAGGATGCAGTCATGAAAACACCGTCATTAATTAAGAAACCTAGATTTTTAGAAAGTAAAAAAGGTTTTACAAAAGCTGAAAAAGGTACAATAATGCATTTTATAATGCAGCATTTATCATTTAATGCTGATATAGACGAGCAATATATTAGGCAGCAAATAGATGATATGACCGAAAGAGAATTACTAACTAAAGAAGAAGCTAAAATTATTGATATATCTAAGATTTTAAACTTTTTTAAAAGTAATATTGGACGGCGTATTATAGCAGCAGAAAAGCTGTATAAAGAAGTTCCTTTTGTACTTAGGAAGAAAGCTAAAGAAGTTATTAAAGATGTAAGCAGTTGTGATGAAGAATTGCTGATACAAGGGGTAATAGACTGTTATTTTGAAGAAGAAAATGAACTTGTATTAGTAGATTACAAAACAGACTTTGTGTATAACGATTATTTAGAAAATATAATTAAGAAATATAAAGTTCAAATTGAACTGTATAAAGAGGCTTTAGAAAAAATAACGGGTAAAAAAGTAAAAGAAAGCTATCTTTATCTATTTGAGCTTGATAAGGAGGTAAGAGTAATATGAGGATCCTCCACACATCAGATTGGCACTTGGGTAAGTACTTAGAAAATTATAGCCGATTAGATGAGCAGGAGAAATTTATTGATGATTTAGTAGGAATAGTAAACGAAAAAGAAGTTGATTTAATCATTATAGCAGGAGATATTTATGATAATAGTAATCCACCTGCAAGAGCTGAAAAGCTTTTTTATGATGCTTTAAAGAGATTATCAAGAGGTGGAGAGAGAATTGTATTAGTAATTGCAGGAAACCATGATAGTCCAGAAAGACTTATTGCAGCAAATTCTTTGGCAACAGAGCAGGGAATTATTTTGTTAGGAAAGCCAAATAGTACAGTTGAAACTGGTATAGTAGGAAAACATAAAGTTATAAATTCTTGTGAAGGGTGCTTAGAACTTGAAATAAAAGGTGAAAAAATAGTAATCATAACTCTTCCTTATCCTAGTGAACAGAGGTTAAATGAAGTTTTAGGGGATATGTTAGATGAAAATGAAATGCAGAAAAGTTATTCAAATAAGGTAGGAGAGATATTCGAAAATCTATCTAAATACTTTAGAGATGATACTATAAATATTGCAGTAAGTCATATTTTTGTGGCAGGAGGAGATACTTCAGATTCAGAAAGACCAATACAGTTAGGTGGAGGTCTTACTGTTGATATAGATAAACTTCCATTTAAAGCACAATATGTAGCTCTAGGGCATCTTCATAAACCACAAAAAGTTAAATCTGAAAAAATAAAAGCGCATTATTCAGGTTCTCCTATACAATACAGCAGAAGTGAAATAGGATACAGCAAATGTGTATATATAATTGATGTTAAACCTAAACAAGAGCCAAATATAGAAGAAGTATACTTAAAAAACTATAAACCTATAGAAGTATGGAAGGTAAATGGGATAGAAGAAGCAATAAAGAAATGCGAAGAAAATAAAGATAGAGAAGTATGGGCATATTTAGAAATTGTTACTGATAAAGTTATTTCAAAATCAGAAATTAGAGAAATTAAAAAGATAAAACCTGATATATTAAGTATTATTCCTATAATAAAAGATAAAGTTGAAGCGATAGAAGAGTTTGAGAATTATAGTGAGAGAGATATAGTAGAGTTATTTACTGAATTTTATATAAGAGAGAAAAATGTAGAGCCTAGTGAGGATTTGATAAAGCTTTTCACGAGAATAATTTATGAAGAAGGTGACGAAGATGAAACCTATTCTTCTTAGTATTTCAGGATTAAATAGCTTTATAGAAGAGCAGACTATAGATTTTTCGAAACTAACAGAAAAAGGATTGTTTGGGATATTCGGTCCAACGGGTAGTGGAAAATCTACTATTTTAGATGCTATAACTATAGCACTTTATGGGCAGATATCAAGAGGAACAAAGGAGTTTATAAATACAGATTGTGAGAAATTAAA
This window encodes:
- the addB gene encoding helicase-exonuclease AddAB subunit AddB codes for the protein MELRFILGRAGSGKTYQIFKEIKDRILSGTNNKLILLVPEQFTLQTEYDFITKMDMPGIIDLEILSFERLTYKVFSQVGGLKKVEINELGKTMILRRLFEKNSKDLILYNKASKQDGFISDFCALIKDFKRNEITPELLRDKIDLFQENNILNKKLKDITYMYEKFNEFMKRKEYFDEEDKLDLLIENIDKTSFLEGAEIWIDGFDVFTSQEYHILEKLLEKASRLNIALTLDLDDFARDYDVFAPTRKTYDILSNKIAKKAKTSTTYVRRDLKLAKSPELVYLEGEFFSYPYKKYRDEVSSLKIFKATNPYTEVEYLASEIISLVRDKGYRWKDIAVVPSSIDEYGMIIKRVFSEYKIPYFIDEKRSILNNPIVKLILTSLDIIIRNFKYEDVFNFIKTGFTNLDKSEYEELENYVLSYGIEGDKWFDDFTYGEEEYDLVFINEIRKKFIDPFVKFNDEMKKRRKVSDKTKVLFEFLMEINIEEKLEERIQVLKEAGELEQVNENTQIWNIVIEVFDQLVEMLDDTIISIKDYKKILEAGFGEYEVGILPPTIDKVLVGNLERSRSHDIKALLMIGVNDGLLPSAYREEGILTEEDKITMKQVSIQVNNDIDSRIQEERFSVYKSIAKPTEYLWVSYPIADIEGKALRPSVYIERFKRLFPNIVEFSDITKENEKNIDLISMPESTYKYLIESLRGYLDGDNLDDIWWEVYDWYFNNNEWKERLKNLIDGLSFDNQESYIGEKKAKALYAAPFKSSISRLEKFVNCPFSHFVNFGLKPKERKEFKIKAPDMGRLFHSSIEVFAKKLKERNVSWKDLDKEQCDNLVDMVIDELVPEFENNLLQSTHRYKYLVKKLKRISKRAAWTLTEHLRSGEFNPLKYELEFADKYNSEIPPIIIQLPNGEEIKLEGRIDRIDMYKDSDGNYVKIIDYKSGNKKFSLSDVYYGLQIQLIVYLDAILENKDKLVKDELYPGGVFYFRIDDPLVNGEGIEEAEIENEIMKKLKLDGIILKDVKVVKAMDRDIEQNGKSMIIPATLNKSGEIGKRSSALSKEELTSLIKHVRNLIAEIAIEILKGNIKIEPCKIGDFTSCKYCQYISICQFDTKFENNSYRNIKKLTNEEVLEKIAEESRGEQNA
- the addA gene encoding helicase-exonuclease AddAB subunit AddA, translated to MPSWTSDQLSAIKLRDRNLLVSAAAGSGKTAVLVERIIRIITEDKVDIDKLLIVTFTNAAAGEMRERILDALTKKLEENGEDEYIRKQISLLNKASIMTLHSFCRDVVKRNFHLVDIDHRFRIGDETELSIIRQEVLDEILEKEYEKENEYFIKLVEGYGRDKEDIKLRELILRVYYFIQSKPYPERWLKESIEMFNVDKEELEKGKWIKTIKDILYIELDGAKHMINKAIEICRKINGPVEYLEALYDDMQNIDSLEKSLSKSLQNFFDEINSIKHKKLKSIRGNRKLEVDEEKVEKVKKLRNDYKKIIDSIKNKMITNDIEANARYLKEVYPILKYLYKIVVDFGEMYKNRKLERSLLDFNDLEHYTLKILENEDVKREYQNKFRYIFVDEYQDSNIVQETILNCIKRDNNLFLVGDVKQSIYRFRLADPNLFIEKYDTFSKNMEDINVRIDLSKNFRSRQEILEGINYIFKKIMSKRLGEIDYTEDAYLYKGLDFGDIWDPSIEINIVEKDASELDIDEELEELTDIEVEANIIASKIKELIGKKTYDPKEQKFRDIMYKDIVILLRATKNWASIFTEILLKEGIPVYSDDNTGYFEALEIKIFINLLKLIDNKRQDLPLLSIMRSPIANFSIDDLIAIRLNKREGAFYKALEEYIFAKDDELKHRLVKFIEKLDKWAEEAKFMKLDEFIWKLLRETNFYYFVGSMPGGKQRQANLRILVDRASQFEKTSINGLFNFIRFIDKLTKSSGDMSAAKTIGENENVVRIMSIHKSKGLEFPVVICAGLGKKFNLMDTREDILLHKDLGIGPKFIDLDKRIYLETLPLTAMKEKMKLESLSEEMRVLYVALTRAVDKLILLGSVKNINNRSLKWCDGTNLYNLTKSGCYLDWIMSALSEHKDGLLIHQLAGLETDMNTLDNHISKWKINIIDRSNILMEKSDELIKRKEILEKLKCFRLEKASEYRDVIDLRFNWKYKFKEAVEIPSKLSVTDIKNLSFKDIKDAVMKTPSLIKKPRFLESKKGFTKAEKGTIMHFIMQHLSFNADIDEQYIRQQIDDMTERELLTKEEAKIIDISKILNFFKSNIGRRIIAAEKLYKEVPFVLRKKAKEVIKDVSSCDEELLIQGVIDCYFEEENELVLVDYKTDFVYNDYLENIIKKYKVQIELYKEALEKITGKKVKESYLYLFELDKEVRVI
- a CDS encoding exonuclease SbcCD subunit D codes for the protein MRILHTSDWHLGKYLENYSRLDEQEKFIDDLVGIVNEKEVDLIIIAGDIYDNSNPPARAEKLFYDALKRLSRGGERIVLVIAGNHDSPERLIAANSLATEQGIILLGKPNSTVETGIVGKHKVINSCEGCLELEIKGEKIVIITLPYPSEQRLNEVLGDMLDENEMQKSYSNKVGEIFENLSKYFRDDTINIAVSHIFVAGGDTSDSERPIQLGGGLTVDIDKLPFKAQYVALGHLHKPQKVKSEKIKAHYSGSPIQYSRSEIGYSKCVYIIDVKPKQEPNIEEVYLKNYKPIEVWKVNGIEEAIKKCEENKDREVWAYLEIVTDKVISKSEIREIKKIKPDILSIIPIIKDKVEAIEEFENYSERDIVELFTEFYIREKNVEPSEDLIKLFTRIIYEEGDEDETYSS